In one window of Myotis daubentonii chromosome 13, mMyoDau2.1, whole genome shotgun sequence DNA:
- the LOC132214844 gene encoding SPRY domain-containing protein 4-like — translation MFSENGVIDIQRIYLKKKKVPFARSPCLCHWGAKQLGAAAAEAQRGVSFKLEEKTAHSSLALFKDGTDVKYGMMALEPTKLVLNVEHFREWAVVLADTVVTSGRHYWEVTVKRSQQFRVGVADVDTSRDSCIGVDDHSWVLTYAQRKWQTMLANKAPIKGIGHPEMVGLLLEYEAQKLSLVDVSRVAVVHMLQTDFQGPVVPAFALWDGELLTHSGLEVPKGL, via the coding sequence ATGTTTTCTGAAAATGGTGTAATTGATATTCAAAGAatttacctcaaaaaaaaaaaagtaccctttGCACGTTCACCTTGCCTGTGCCACTGGGGAGCCAAACAACTGGGGGCTGCTGCCGCAGAAGCCCAGAGAGGCGTCAGTTTCAAACTGGAAGAGAAAActgcccacagcagcctggcACTCTTCAAAGATGGCACAGATGTCAAATATGGCATGATGGCATTGGAGCCCACCAAATTGGTCCTGAATGTGGAGCATTTCCGGGAGTGGGCAGTGGTGCTGGCAGACACAGTGGTCACCAGTGGCAGGCACTATTGGGAGGTAACAGTGAAGCGCTCCCAGCAATTCCGGGTAGGAGTGGCAGATGTGGACACTTCTCGAGATAGCTGCATCGGTGTTGATGACCATTCTTGGGTGTTAACCTATGCCCAGCGCAAGTGGCAAACCATGTTGGCCAACAAAGCCCCTATTAAGGGCATCGGGCATCCAGAGATGGTGGGGCTGCTGCTAGAGTATGAGGCCCAGAAGCTGAGCTTGGTGGATGTGAGCCGGGTTGCTGTGGTCCACATGCTACAGACAGATTTCCAGGGTCCAGTGGTACCTGCCTTTGCCCTTTGGGATGGAGAATTGTTGACCCATTCAGGGCTTGAGGTGCCtaagggcctctag